A window of Candidatus Nitrospira allomarina genomic DNA:
GCCAAAGGAGCACTCTGGAACACATCGGTAATCGTTGGCAAAGTTTCAACCATCTGGAGGCTTGGATGGCAATTCGTTCCTGCCATCATGGAACGGTTTGAGCGATTAGGAAAAGCCATCGGGAGCACTCATGAGGGTCGCATGCTTCGTCAGTTATATCAGAAAATGCCCATATTAGATGTGTCTACCGAATTTCTCCAGCGCGTTCCTGAGCGCCTGGGAATGATTGAGCTGGAAGACGTGCTTTGGAGTGATTGGGAAGGCTCAGACCGTATTCGTCACACACTGAATGTAATTGGAAAGGAACCTGCGTTCCCCTCTGAGCTTGTCACCATGCCCTGTTCCTCATCTCATGCACTCTCCTTCCTTGAAGTGACCCGGTGAGTCGTAAACGCGTATTAGCAATAAGCAACCCCAAGAACCGGAAGAACAGCCTGGCGCAACTCGGCAAGGCAGGAGATTGTCGGGTAGGCCACCACGAGCGAAGTCTGGAACAGCCATACTTGCTGCCTCATCCCGCGAAGGACGGCGGAGATCTGTCCTCAATGAAAACCGCAGGGGTTTCCGAGGCATACGGTTAGAAATGACTTCGATGGGACTCAGTTGTCGATACACGATATCAATTGTGCCGACTCTGCTCGGGTACCCTCCCGCCCAATCCTGAAAGGAAATCATCTTGGAATGACCCAATTCCGTCTTGGTTCCTCATAATAAATCTTGGGAATGACCCATGGGGCTGATTCCCCGTTTTTCTCCCTTAGTTGTTGCAATCTTCAACAGTTCCCCATTAAACCCTGTAGCTTTTTTGGCCAAGAGACCTTTCCCGGCCTAGTCCTTTTCCTCAGAACCCATTGCGAACAGAGAGAATTGGTTCGAGGCCCTCTCCTGGCATAACCCTCGCTAAAGAAAAAATAGCGGGTCCCTACCTTCAGTGGCAGGTGAGCCATTTACCGGGGTGCTTCCGTGGAAGGTACGACGTGAGGCCCGGTCACAAATTAGTGTCTCGGGGGTGAAAGATAAAGGTATGTATCGGATTTTAGATGAAAGTGAAGCCGGAAGTGTGGGAATTCGGGTTGAGGGGAAATTATCAGTCGAAGAGTATGATCTCTTGAATGCCTACCTGGAACAGTTAATGCAAGAAGTTGGGCCGATTAATTTCTTGTGCGATTTGGCAACCCTTGAAGGCGAAAATGGGCAAGCCTTATGGGAGGAGATGACTGATCATCTGCGGAACGCCCAAGCATATCAACGAATTGCGGTGGTGGGAAACCGACGATGGTCGGAGGGCGGACCAAAGGTTTCTGTTCCCTGGCCCAGTACTCAGTTCAAATATTTCACACCAGACCAGACCGACGAGGCCTGGCATTGGGTAAAGGGGTGAGATGCTCAAAACCATGGCCATGGATTCCGTAGAGAAAGCGTGGCCGTGAAAAAATGTGGCGTTCGTGGGTGAACGGCTGTTTGAGTTGAAATTTTGATCAGGTATTCTCGATTCTTAATATCTCCTAGGGACTTTTTCCTGATTGACTAGGGAAATTCCTAGTTCCTTCCTTGGGGGGAATGTTTTATAAGGACCTTTTTAAAGTGGGGATATCCGTCATTGTGCTTTGGCATTCATGACCCAGGGAGGGAGATGAAGAACATGCTGAGAGCCGGAGCCAATCCGTTGTGGTCGATTATTTTAGCTGGGGGTGAAGGGGAAAGGACCCGCCCGTTTATCGAACAGTGGTTGGGCGGGCATAAACCCAAGCAGTATTGTACCTTTGTCGGAAATCGATCCATGCTTCAACATACGCTGGATCGGGCCGACCGATTGGTCAGACCTGAACACAAAGTCACGGTGATCGGTCGAAACCATCGGGAGTTTTTGAATAACGCTGTGGAGGGAGATACCTCTGGACACGTTATTGTTCAGCCCCAGAATTGCGGAACAGCCGCAGGAGTGTTCCTTCCACTGACCTTTGTTCGAGCCTGGGATGCTGACGCTACAGTCGTCATTTTCCCATCCGATCATTTTGTCTTTCCGGAAGCTCGTTTTCTCGAAACGATCAGGCGGGGGATTCGCGCAAATCACTTTCTCCAGGATCGTTTGGTCCTGTTTGGCGTGTCTCCTTCACATCCTGAGCTGGACTATGGGTGGATTAACCTGGGCGAAGTTCTGGGTTGGAGCAATGGATCATGTATTCGCCAGGTTGGTTCCTTTCTTGAAAAACCAGACCTTCTTGAAGGGCAACAGGTCATGGCAAGCGGCGCTCTTTGGAACACCCTGGTGATTGTGGCAAAAGTGGCCACGCTCTGGAAACTTGGTTGGCAACACCTACCGGTTATGATGGAGCGGTTTGAACGGTTAGGCGCGACGATTGGAACTGTGCACGAACATGAAACGCTTCACGACATCTATCGAGATATGCCTGTTCTGGACTTTTCTCGTGCATTGCTTCAAAGGATTCCTGAGCATCTGGGAGTGATGGAATTCGAGGAAGTGCTGTGGAGTGATTGGGGACAACCCGAACGCATTGCCCATACACTCAACACTCTTGGGAAAAAACCTGCATTTCCTTCCGAAATTTTGCAAAGGTCCTTGGCTCCCACCGATGCCATTCCTCACCTGGGGGTGACGTGATGGTGAATAAGCTAAGTATTAACTAACCGAAACACCTCAAAATTCCTCCTCAGCCGGTGGGATCAAGGGCGTAATCAGCAAAAAGACGTCATTATAAGAGCGGTCCCTTGAGAAGTTCATGAGAGTATGACCCCTGGTGGCACCGATTCCATGAACTCTCAATCTCTCGTTGGGAATGTGCAAGGAGGCATCATCCGGGGTGCGTATGAATTAATTCATTGTCGAGACGGACACCCTGGGCAGGATCCCGATAATTGGGAAGTTTTTGAGCAAGAAATATTGGGCAAAGATGGATCATCATCGCTCAGGAAATCTGTTCATCAGCCAAATGACAGGAATTCCCATTCTCACATCTTGCCATTTTATTCGGAATGATGGCCCGGTTTCCTGAAATTTGTTTCGCTGTTCCTGCCGGTAGATTGCGGCTGTCTCAAAACCATGATGCCTTTCCTGTTTCTAAAGAGAAGACGTCTATATGATATGCAGGAGCAGGTTTTGTGGTTTCATCTTCATCTCCTTAGTCGTACCAATCGATGGACTTTGCAGGTGTTAGTTGGTCTCAAAATCAATGACGTGACCAATTCCAGACTCCGGGTGACTTTCAACAACCGGAAACAAACAACACAGGACGGCAAAAGCGGGATCGAGAAAACAAGCAGCCTAAAAAACACGAAAGGCACCTGGCCTGAAATGCCAAAAAGATTAAGTCCTAACGGCCAATCGGGAAAGGTCAATTTTTTTCAATGGGAATAGGATGCGGTATGGGTCGGTAAAGACGGTAGGTAGCCAGACCCACCCTGTTCTTCCTCTCTCGGGCTGCCATGGATGCAAAAATCCATGAGCCAAAGCTCTATGTGCAGAACAACCAGAGCCCAACGTTCAGCCCGTGGACATGGATCCAGTCCTGTTCACCAGTTCCTTTTCCATGGGTTACTCCGCTTGGGATTGTGTTGGACTGATTGAGAGTCTACCTCGTGAAACAGAATGAGAATGTTATCTTTTCATGGGAGAAATGATGCGTGGTTCAAGATGGGCCTTGATCATATTGGGGATTTTGGGGGTATTCACGTTCGGGTGTTTGCCCACGCCATCAGTGAGTGGAGAGATCAGTTCTTCAGGGTTTCTTCAAGGGAATGGTATGGTAGAGCGGGACTGGTCTACATGCCGCTCTCTGGACTGTATCCCCAACATCATGACTTCGCTCCTTTCTCCGGTCAGCATGGTTTCAGATTCGACCTCTCATACTTCCCCGTAAGAGCGTTCTAACCCCCACATGTATATTTTAATGGGACAATACCCACCGAATCAGGGGTAGTATCCGGTAATTCCCAAAAGAGTCCGTTAAGGCAAAAGGCCTTTATAAGGAGGCAGTGGATTGAGAGCGATCCACACGTAATTTTGTTGGTGTGTCGAGCGGGATAGAGCTGCGGAAATACGAGTCGGCGTTACCTCATGCGGAGGCATGCGGATCCACCGGACTTCTTTTGTCTCATCCCGCCAAAGCCGGAAATAACCCTTTTATCCCGTTGGCAATTATCTCCACGGCGATAGCGGACAGGATCAGGCCCATGATACGCGTAAAAACATTTATCCCGGTTTTCCCTAACCGCTTGGAGATCAACGGGGCCATATGCAATGCCATCCACAGGCAGAGGCCGATAATTATGATGGTCAATCCGAGCAGCATTTCATGCCCCAGGTTGGTGCCTTTATGTGCTTCAACTACAACGGTGCTGATCCCACCGGGCCCCGCCAGTAATGGGGTTGCTAACGGGACGACGGCAATATCGTGTTTTCTGTTGGACTCTTCAGCCTCTTCCTTGGTTTGCACCGTGGGGCTCAATTCTGCCTGAAGCATGGAAATGGCCATAAGGAGGATGAGGATCCCGCCGCCCACTCTAAAAGAACTCACGCTGATCCCGAAGATTGCCAGTGTCCATTCGCCCCCGACCAAGGCGACTAACAGAATCAGGGTCGCAGAGAATGACGCGATCTTGGCAATTTTTTGTCTGGTCTTTGTGCTTTCACCGGGGGTCAGCGTGATGAAGAGGGAAATAGCTCCCAAAGGATTGGTCACGGCTAACAGCGCCACAAAAATTTTTAGATATTCAGTAAAATCAAACATCGGGTCTCCATTTATTTGTTCCTCTCATACACCTGCGTATCAGGGATGTGGCACTTCCTCAATTCTCACCGGCCACAAAAGGCATGAGTAATGATGGGGTATGACATCGCAAACCTGTGCAGTCACGTGAGACCTTTCATCATCAAAATCAAAGAAAAATTTCCGCTCATTTCATACTGCCGCATTGTCATATTTGGGCCGAACGTTCCACTGGCCTTGCTGCCATGGGATTATCTGTTGTTGATTCGGCTATCTTTCATTCATCCAGCCGGGGGAAATGGAATTGAGAAAAGAAAATACAGGAAAGAGAGACATCAGGTAAACTGGAATGGGGAAGGTGGTTTCTGTTGTTATGAGTTGAAAGGAGCGCAATGATGAAAGTGTTGTTGGCGGTAGAGCAAACTCGTATTTCTGAAGGGGCCATTCAGATTCTCAGCAGGTTGACACTGCCCGGTGGATCCGATCTGTTTCTTCTCCATGTGAACCCCGTCCCTCAAAAGATTACGGGTCTGGCGAAGGAACGGATTTTGAAAATCTCCCAGCAGGTACAAGAGGTGCAAAAGCAGGCGCTTGAACAGGCGCGTGAGTTTCTGGGTAAGGTCGAAAAAAGGCTGAATCATCAGGATGTGGATGTGTGTTCTCTTGTAAAAAAGGGCTTTCCTGGAGAGGAAATTTTAAAAACCATTCACGCGAAAGCCGTCGATCTGGTGGTTCTCGGATCACGTGGTTATTCCAAAACGAAGGGGATTTTACTCGGGAGTGTGAGTCAATGGGTGTTACAGGAAGCGCCCTGCTCGGTGTTGATCGCTCGGCCTATGGCTCGGTTGAAAAAGCCTGTTCGAGGCATGAAACTTCTCCTGGCTACTGATGGATCTGCCGATTCACGAGCGGCCGTCGACTTTATTAAAAGCCTGACTTTACCCCCTTCCTCACATATCAC
This region includes:
- a CDS encoding universal stress protein; translated protein: MMKVLLAVEQTRISEGAIQILSRLTLPGGSDLFLLHVNPVPQKITGLAKERILKISQQVQEVQKQALEQAREFLGKVEKRLNHQDVDVCSLVKKGFPGEEILKTIHAKAVDLVVLGSRGYSKTKGILLGSVSQWVLQEAPCSVLIARPMARLKKPVRGMKLLLATDGSADSRAAVDFIKSLTLPPSSHITILHVVKKHVFETEQTLIADSKKEDEFAKLAEELLAIRGREGAKLLEQTRKVLSAPELHIQERLVFGNPGDEILKAVRYVQADLVVLGSRGSTGVKRAFLGSVSNKAVYGAGCSVAVIRHKYKE
- a CDS encoding STAS/SEC14 domain-containing protein, whose translation is MYRILDESEAGSVGIRVEGKLSVEEYDLLNAYLEQLMQEVGPINFLCDLATLEGENGQALWEEMTDHLRNAQAYQRIAVVGNRRWSEGGPKVSVPWPSTQFKYFTPDQTDEAWHWVKG
- a CDS encoding YchE family NAAT transporter encodes the protein MFDFTEYLKIFVALLAVTNPLGAISLFITLTPGESTKTRQKIAKIASFSATLILLVALVGGEWTLAIFGISVSSFRVGGGILILLMAISMLQAELSPTVQTKEEAEESNRKHDIAVVPLATPLLAGPGGISTVVVEAHKGTNLGHEMLLGLTIIIIGLCLWMALHMAPLISKRLGKTGINVFTRIMGLILSAIAVEIIANGIKGLFPALAG
- a CDS encoding sugar phosphate nucleotidyltransferase produces the protein MLRAGANPLWSIILAGGEGERTRPFIEQWLGGHKPKQYCTFVGNRSMLQHTLDRADRLVRPEHKVTVIGRNHREFLNNAVEGDTSGHVIVQPQNCGTAAGVFLPLTFVRAWDADATVVIFPSDHFVFPEARFLETIRRGIRANHFLQDRLVLFGVSPSHPELDYGWINLGEVLGWSNGSCIRQVGSFLEKPDLLEGQQVMASGALWNTLVIVAKVATLWKLGWQHLPVMMERFERLGATIGTVHEHETLHDIYRDMPVLDFSRALLQRIPEHLGVMEFEEVLWSDWGQPERIAHTLNTLGKKPAFPSEILQRSLAPTDAIPHLGVT